One segment of Anguilla anguilla isolate fAngAng1 chromosome 1, fAngAng1.pri, whole genome shotgun sequence DNA contains the following:
- the LOC118222271 gene encoding uncharacterized protein C14orf132, with product MDLSFMAAQIPVMTGAFMDSPNDDYSGDHSLFNSSASVHAAAVTLQGQQDEAQPMSRDAIWLWIAIIATIGNIVVVGVVYAFTF from the exons ATGGATCTCTCATTTATGGCTGCGCAG ATCCCGGTCATGACGGGCGCCTTCATGGACTCGCCGAACGACGACTACAGCGGCGACCATTCGCTCTTCAACTCCTCGGCCAGCGTGCACGCGGCCGCCGTCACCTTGCAGGGCCAGCAGGACGAGGCACAGCCCATGTCCAGAGACGCCATCTGGCTCTGGATCGCCATCATCGCCACCATCGGGAACATCGTGGTCGTGGGCGTGGTGTACGCGTTCACTTTCTGA